One Pirellulales bacterium genomic window, CCATTCTGCTGCGTCATGCAGACTGCCTACCGGTTGCCGATCGGTCTGTGATGGGTGTATCATGTTCGCTCCTGGATTGACTTTCGCGGAGGGTCGCTTTCCCGAGCGGCCCTCCGCAATTTCTTGCGTCGGGCATATCCCTACCGCTGATTTAACTGGCGATCAATGCGCCGCCGCCAGCCGCTTCAGTTCACACGGACTACGCGTGCTCCTCTAGGAAGCGGACCAAGGCGGCCCGCGAATAGACGTATTTTTTGCCAATCTTTCGCGCCGTGATTTCGCCACGGCGCCGCGCATCGCCAAGAATGTGCGGCTTGATTCCGAGCAACCGGGACGCCTCGACCTCGCAAAATCCGAGTCGCTCGAGCGGTAGCCTGCCTTCATGATCGCGGATCTCCGCAATGGCCACTCGAACGGCTTCGGTGATCACGGGCTGCAAATCGCCGATGTCACTGGCGTCAAGTTTCATTTTACGAACTCCGGTCGCTTTACTTACTTGCGCCGCAATTCCGACGAAATTTCACACTGGCGATCGATCCAACGCTGAAGCTCTGCCGGGGCATAGCGGACACCACGTTGCCCGATCCGCACCGATCGAATTTCTCCACTTTGCGTCAGCGTCCAAAGCAATCGCACGGATATTCGGAGCGCATCGGCGGCTTCCGCAACTGTGAGCAGGAGTGGCCGCACCACATTTACGGGCTCGGCTGTGATCATGGTTTTCTCCGCGATGAAACGAAAAAAGGGGCGCACCGCGGAGATTTCCGCAGCGCGCCCCTTCCTGGGACGGAACAGGATTGTTTGGACCCCAAGAATTTACGAAATCGATTTTCGTATTGCAATGCCACCCGACGAAATGGGATGCAAGGAGTCGCAATTTCTTTGCGACGCGCGGCACCCAATCTCGCGGAATCTATCGAAAACTACCCGGCCCGTCCTTATGCCACGGCACCGGCCGAACCGCGGCTGTCGTCCGCGTGCGGCAGTCCCCGCAAGAAGTTTGAATCGACCGTGCTCGCCGGATTGCAGAAATGAAAGAGGCAGCGCGCGACGAACTGCTTGATGAATCGCCGCAGGCATGCAGCCGTCCCAACGGCCGCGAGTCTACCAATTGGGGCGTGGCATGGCAATTCCGCGCCGCAGTGTGTAAGACGGCGAGCGAATCGCCTGTACTTGCGGGCGAGCAACAGCCGACGCGATGTAGAGCGTGAACGATGAAAGTTATCGAGGTTAAGCCAGGCGATGCGATTCTTGTGGGGGACGCCGTCATTCAATTTCTCCCCAGCAAGGGA contains:
- a CDS encoding helix-turn-helix domain-containing protein — translated: MKLDASDIGDLQPVITEAVRVAIAEIRDHEGRLPLERLGFCEVEASRLLGIKPHILGDARRRGEITARKIGKKYVYSRAALVRFLEEHA